One segment of Nostoc flagelliforme CCNUN1 DNA contains the following:
- a CDS encoding CHASE2 domain-containing protein translates to MSKLIVISLEKGNLNDGFFPVTAQLWETDNSRPIKFTGSLPPAPKIAELYKRFQLIYQALHKRFVSRSGIEVEPTGLNNVSEVDFSEVQEQLYEAINSWLNSDLFRPIDQKLREKLALDEEFQVIIEASDYLLQRLPWHLWNFIEHYQLCEVAVSTPKYERVIPLPKQKTNQVRILAILGNSQGIDIQQDRKILEKLPNASTVFLVEPSRQKLDKWLWDEQGWDILFFAGHSHSQDEKGQIHINPTSILTINELKNALNYAILRGLKIAIFNSCDGLGLARQLSDLQINQVIVMREEIPDLIAQEFVKHFLGAFSEGQSFYLAVRYARERLQGLEEEFPGASWLPVICQNIAEETLTWQELSGQTNIVALPRLTAQNLKITFLVSVLIASLITGVRSLGFMQKWELSAFGSMMRMRPDEGVDQRLLVITVTEADIQAQEQRQKSSLSDSTLQKLLQKLSIYKPRAIGLDIYRDFPVDSQYPDLANHLRTDNNFIAICQLGGSKQQAVGISPPPEIPPNRIGFSDVVFDSDLIIRRNLLSITPEPESNCKSPYSLNFQLARQYLAKEDIKFDISDKGYLQLGKIVFKPIDVPTGGYQQFDAKGHQILLNYRSSREVAKQVSVAQVLNNQFNPNWVKDKIVLIGVDSQGAKDYFLTPYSMATTPYQQIPGVLLQANMVSQILSAVLDKRPLLWVLPAWGEILWICGTSLVAGILAVYSRSLLKFAILISAELLILYGCCFVLLLYGGWMPFLPSALALVITGISVKNTKNYS, encoded by the coding sequence ATGAGTAAGTTAATTGTTATCAGCTTAGAAAAAGGTAACTTAAACGATGGCTTTTTCCCTGTAACTGCACAATTGTGGGAAACTGACAACTCTCGTCCGATAAAATTTACAGGTAGTTTACCTCCTGCACCAAAAATTGCTGAACTCTATAAACGCTTTCAATTAATATATCAAGCCCTTCATAAACGATTCGTGAGTCGTTCAGGAATCGAAGTAGAACCGACAGGTTTAAATAACGTTAGTGAAGTAGATTTTAGTGAAGTTCAAGAACAATTATATGAAGCAATCAATTCTTGGCTAAATTCTGATTTATTTCGTCCAATAGATCAAAAGTTACGAGAAAAATTGGCTTTGGATGAAGAATTTCAAGTGATTATTGAAGCAAGCGATTATCTTCTACAACGGCTACCTTGGCATTTGTGGAATTTTATTGAGCATTACCAATTATGCGAAGTCGCTGTAAGTACTCCAAAATATGAGCGAGTAATACCATTACCCAAACAGAAAACAAATCAAGTTAGGATATTGGCAATTTTGGGTAATAGTCAAGGAATTGATATTCAGCAAGATAGAAAGATTTTAGAAAAATTACCAAATGCATCAACAGTATTTTTAGTAGAGCCTTCACGTCAGAAATTAGATAAGTGGCTTTGGGACGAACAAGGTTGGGATATACTGTTTTTTGCAGGCCACAGTCATAGTCAAGATGAGAAGGGCCAGATACATATAAATCCAACTAGTATCTTAACAATAAACGAGTTAAAAAATGCGTTGAATTACGCAATTTTACGCGGTTTAAAAATAGCTATTTTCAATTCTTGTGATGGTTTGGGATTAGCGCGACAGTTAAGTGATTTGCAAATTAACCAAGTTATTGTCATGCGGGAAGAAATACCGGACTTGATAGCGCAAGAATTTGTGAAACATTTTTTGGGAGCTTTTTCTGAAGGTCAATCTTTCTATTTGGCGGTGCGTTATGCACGCGAAAGATTACAGGGTTTGGAAGAGGAATTTCCTGGCGCTTCTTGGCTACCTGTGATTTGTCAAAATATAGCGGAAGAAACTCTAACTTGGCAAGAATTATCCGGTCAAACTAACATAGTTGCTTTGCCTAGATTGACAGCGCAAAATCTAAAAATCACATTTTTAGTGAGTGTCTTGATCGCTAGCTTAATTACGGGAGTGCGATCGCTCGGTTTCATGCAAAAATGGGAACTGTCGGCTTTCGGCTCAATGATGCGGATGCGACCTGACGAAGGTGTAGATCAACGTCTTTTAGTGATTACTGTCACAGAAGCAGATATTCAGGCTCAAGAACAAAGACAAAAATCATCACTATCAGATAGTACACTACAAAAACTATTGCAAAAATTGTCAATTTACAAGCCAAGAGCCATTGGTTTGGATATTTATCGGGATTTTCCGGTAGATTCTCAATATCCAGATTTAGCAAATCATTTGCGAACAGATAACAATTTTATTGCTATCTGTCAACTTGGCGGTAGCAAACAACAAGCAGTTGGGATTTCACCACCACCGGAAATTCCACCTAACCGCATAGGTTTTAGCGATGTTGTATTTGATAGCGATTTGATAATCCGTCGTAATCTACTATCTATAACACCAGAACCGGAATCAAATTGCAAGTCGCCTTACTCCCTCAACTTCCAACTTGCACGACAATATCTAGCTAAAGAAGACATTAAATTCGATATTAGTGACAAAGGCTACTTACAGCTTGGCAAAATAGTCTTTAAACCCATAGATGTCCCCACAGGTGGTTACCAACAATTTGACGCAAAAGGACACCAAATACTACTTAATTATCGCTCTTCGCGGGAGGTTGCAAAACAAGTCAGTGTTGCACAAGTCTTGAATAATCAATTCAACCCTAACTGGGTAAAAGATAAAATTGTTTTGATTGGCGTTGACTCACAAGGCGCTAAAGACTATTTTCTTACACCCTACAGTATGGCAACTACTCCCTACCAGCAAATTCCTGGGGTACTGCTTCAGGCAAATATGGTTAGTCAAATTCTAAGTGCTGTTTTAGACAAGCGCCCTCTGTTGTGGGTTTTACCTGCATGGGGTGAAATATTGTGGATTTGCGGTACGTCTTTGGTAGCCGGAATATTAGCTGTATATAGTCGATCACTATTGAAATTTGCTATTCTCATCAGTGCTGAATTACTCATCCTCTACGGTTGCTGTTTTGTTCTTTTGCTGTATGGAGGTTGGATGCCATTCCTTCCCTCTGCACTGGCATTAGTAATCACTGGAATCAGTGTAAAAAATACGAAAAATTATTCATAA
- a CDS encoding two-partner secretion domain-containing protein, which translates to MKKYIGFGSFKRLGIAIAYPRCASLIAQALTCQLAGAIIFSANCAIAQITPDATLPNNSNVKLEGNTTTIEGGTQAGGNLFHSFSEFSVPANSTAFFNNALDVQNIISRVTGSSRSEINGLIKTNPFGNANLFLINPNGIVFGPTGSLDIRGSFIATTANALQFGSLGNFSATNPEAPSPLLTINPSAFLYNQITTGAIENNSVAPAGPHLAGFETYGLRVPDGKSILLIGGNVTMTGGQLNAYGGRIELTGLAAPGSINLFTDGNIFSTQVPELSRSDVFFNNGAIANVSYESGGSIAVNARNIDLLNNSSLNGGIEANLGSATAKAGNITLDATEAIRIEEQSEIRNQVRTNGIGNAGDINITTGLLSLKVGSGIYTRSLGDHSLQRPGNAGNININARGQVSFLDGSFGSTTLEPTNPTDVGKSGDLQIQADSVLVGNNSQLKVSTLGTGDAGNLTIDARNTVDFYNNSFAFSQVEKGEGNGGIIKINTGSLTLNDNSFLSASTLAKGNAGSVQIQARDTVSFANNSKADTAVQPGGKGNGNNLSIQARSVSVTNGSFLTAGTFGEGNAGNVIIDAIDSVQFDGSNSYAASSVGLREYGEGSGNGGIVKISTGSLQLTNQAILTAESYSKQGDAGNIIIDARDTVSLSDRSSIKTLLGGQIKGKAGDISITTGSLSIASGSSLQADTYGLGDGGNISIQAQDNVSFITEGGAYSRAQENANGRGGDINIKADSLTLSDGSFVATSTLGEGNSGSVTINAANWVNLSGVNQEGFPGGIYTEVASIKPGNGGDINITARSLEVTDGALLASRTNGNGNAGKVNINATDFVLFDGVSSNNKRSGAYSLVLPQGTGAANDININTASLLLRNGANLRAGTEGQGNAGKINIVARDMVSIDGASSNGLPSTIESKVEENAVGNAGNVDITTSSLFITNDAELSSSSKGNGAAGNLTVNANLISLDNRGKISADTIATQGNINLNPRDLLIMRRNSEITTKASGNNITGGNITIDGKNAFLVAVQNENSNIRADSENFRGGNVKINVAQIFGFQSQTTSFPLISSITAKGASPDLSGNIQINAPDTDPSKGLVSLTTDVVDVARLVDDNICAKTANSSFTYTGSGGLPASPNNTLNSDAVWEDWRLTAVAKGREGEKDQRSESLLGIREQGGENKSLSPNQIVEAQGWRINQNGEVILTAYAPTATPHKVGSSSSGCQSAIAK; encoded by the coding sequence TTGAAAAAATATATAGGTTTTGGAAGCTTCAAAAGGTTAGGAATTGCGATCGCGTACCCACGTTGCGCTTCACTTATCGCCCAAGCCCTAACTTGTCAGCTCGCTGGTGCAATAATATTCTCTGCTAATTGTGCGATCGCCCAAATTACGCCCGATGCCACTCTCCCGAATAATTCTAATGTCAAATTAGAGGGCAATACCACAACTATTGAGGGTGGAACGCAAGCCGGAGGCAATCTTTTTCACAGTTTTTCTGAATTCTCTGTCCCTGCTAACAGCACGGCTTTTTTTAACAACGCCTTAGACGTTCAAAATATTATTAGTCGAGTGACAGGTAGCAGTCGTTCTGAGATTAATGGCTTAATCAAGACAAACCCTTTTGGAAATGCAAATCTGTTTTTAATTAATCCGAATGGCATTGTATTTGGCCCAACTGGCAGCTTAGATATTCGCGGTTCCTTTATTGCGACAACAGCCAATGCTTTACAATTCGGTAGTCTAGGCAACTTCAGCGCTACAAATCCAGAAGCGCCTTCACCTTTATTGACGATTAACCCTTCAGCTTTTTTATACAACCAAATCACTACAGGAGCAATTGAAAATAACTCAGTTGCTCCTGCTGGCCCTCATTTAGCAGGTTTTGAAACGTATGGTTTGCGAGTACCTGATGGTAAAAGCATATTACTAATCGGTGGTAATGTGACGATGACTGGCGGGCAATTAAATGCTTATGGTGGACGAATCGAATTAACAGGATTAGCTGCTCCAGGAAGTATAAACCTTTTTACAGATGGCAACATTTTTAGTACTCAAGTACCTGAATTATCACGAAGTGATGTATTTTTTAATAATGGAGCGATCGCTAATGTTTCTTATGAGAGTGGTGGTAGTATTGCAGTCAACGCACGCAACATAGATTTATTAAACAACAGTTCACTCAATGGTGGTATCGAGGCAAATTTGGGTTCAGCAACTGCCAAAGCCGGAAATATTACTCTTGACGCCACGGAAGCAATCAGGATAGAAGAGCAAAGCGAAATTAGAAATCAGGTTCGAACGAATGGCATCGGCAATGCTGGTGATATTAATATTACTACTGGCTTATTGTCCCTAAAGGTCGGATCTGGAATTTACACTCGTTCCTTGGGTGATCATTCCTTGCAGCGTCCAGGTAATGCCGGCAATATCAATATAAATGCTCGTGGACAAGTCTCTTTTCTTGATGGAAGCTTTGGCTCGACTACTTTAGAACCTACAAACCCTACAGATGTAGGAAAAAGTGGAGATTTGCAAATTCAAGCTGATTCTGTGTTAGTTGGTAACAACTCTCAATTAAAGGTTAGTACTTTAGGTACGGGAGATGCTGGCAATTTGACAATTGATGCTCGTAATACCGTTGATTTTTATAATAATTCCTTTGCCTTCAGTCAAGTTGAAAAAGGAGAAGGTAATGGCGGCATCATAAAAATCAATACGGGTTCACTTACACTGAACGATAATTCGTTTCTTAGTGCCAGTACCCTTGCAAAAGGAAATGCGGGTAGTGTGCAAATACAGGCTCGCGATACTGTATCCTTTGCAAATAATAGTAAAGCGGATACCGCAGTTCAACCAGGCGGCAAAGGAAATGGAAATAACCTTTCAATCCAAGCAAGGTCAGTTTCGGTTACTAATGGATCATTTTTAACAGCAGGTACTTTCGGTGAAGGCAACGCAGGTAATGTAATAATTGATGCTATCGATTCGGTTCAATTTGATGGTAGTAACAGTTATGCTGCTAGCAGTGTAGGTTTGCGAGAATATGGCGAAGGATCAGGCAACGGAGGTATAGTAAAAATCTCTACAGGTTCCCTCCAGCTTACCAACCAAGCCATATTAACAGCAGAAAGCTACAGCAAACAAGGAGATGCAGGTAATATCATCATTGATGCCCGCGATACCGTCTCTTTATCAGATAGAAGTTCTATAAAAACCCTGTTAGGAGGGCAAATAAAGGGTAAAGCAGGTGATATCAGCATTACCACAGGTTCACTCTCAATTGCCAGTGGTTCCTCGCTCCAGGCTGATACTTATGGATTAGGAGACGGAGGTAATATTAGTATTCAAGCACAAGACAATGTGTCTTTCATAACTGAGGGAGGAGCTTATAGTAGAGCACAAGAAAATGCCAATGGTAGGGGGGGTGATATAAATATTAAAGCGGATTCTTTGACCTTGAGTGATGGTTCTTTTGTAGCAACAAGCACTCTAGGAGAAGGGAATTCTGGCAGTGTAACTATTAATGCCGCTAATTGGGTTAATTTAAGTGGAGTTAACCAAGAAGGTTTTCCAGGAGGCATTTACACCGAAGTTGCGAGTATTAAACCTGGTAATGGGGGCGATATAAATATCACTGCTAGGTCATTGGAAGTCACTGATGGTGCCCTCTTGGCTAGTCGTACAAATGGTAATGGAAATGCTGGTAAAGTCAATATCAACGCGACTGATTTCGTTTTATTTGATGGTGTAAGCAGTAACAACAAAAGAAGTGGTGCTTATAGTCTTGTGTTACCTCAAGGAACAGGTGCGGCGAATGATATTAACATTAATACAGCCTCACTTTTGTTGCGAAATGGTGCGAACTTACGTGCAGGCACAGAAGGACAAGGAAATGCAGGAAAAATAAATATTGTTGCCCGAGATATGGTATCTATTGATGGAGCAAGCAGCAATGGATTACCAAGTACGATTGAGAGTAAGGTAGAAGAAAATGCTGTGGGCAATGCAGGTAATGTTGATATTACAACTAGCTCACTTTTTATTACCAATGACGCCGAACTATCTAGCAGCAGTAAGGGAAATGGAGCCGCAGGCAATTTAACGGTAAATGCTAATTTGATTAGTCTTGACAACCGAGGCAAAATTTCAGCCGACACCATTGCAACACAAGGCAATATAAATCTAAATCCAAGAGATTTATTAATAATGCGTCGTAATAGTGAAATCACTACTAAAGCTTCTGGAAACAATATTACTGGTGGTAATATTACAATCGATGGCAAAAATGCCTTTCTTGTTGCAGTTCAAAATGAAAATAGTAATATTCGTGCTGATTCTGAAAACTTTCGTGGTGGAAACGTCAAGATTAATGTTGCTCAAATCTTTGGTTTTCAATCTCAAACAACATCATTTCCGCTAATAAGTAGTATTACTGCAAAAGGAGCAAGTCCTGACTTGAGCGGAAATATACAAATCAATGCCCCTGATACAGATCCTAGTAAAGGATTAGTTTCTTTAACAACAGATGTGGTGGATGTAGCACGTTTAGTAGACGATAATATCTGCGCGAAGACTGCTAACAGTAGTTTCACTTATACCGGAAGTGGTGGTTTACCTGCCTCTCCCAACAACACACTTAATAGTGATGCGGTATGGGAAGATTGGCGACTCACTGCTGTCGCAAAGGGAAGAGAGGGAGAAAAAGATCAGCGATCGGAATCCCTTCTGGGGATAAGGGAACAAGGGGGAGAGAATAAATCTTTAAGCCCTAATCAAATTGTGGAAGCGCAAGGGTGGAGAATTAATCAGAACGGGGAAGTCATTCTTACAGCTTACGCTCCCACAGCAACACCACACAAAGTAGGAAGTTCATCATCTGGATGTCAGTCAGCAATTGCTAAGTAA
- a CDS encoding DUF928 domain-containing protein, translated as MTKINFLSPPKALLLIATFLLVNITQLSAQSQQSNTTKIRFVQPTLEKKPENRGAPTDRIGAGTRGDCPAVTKPLTALVPLVSKTANQKQVTTGTATTEYVLSLTTDEHPTFWFYVPYAPKNINSVKFVLLDEKNNSLTKEPIPITLSNTPRVIKVNVPATEKPLEIGQYYHWYFLIDCNPQSRSEDTAVEGLVQRIVPKDELTRRLDTATPRQRVALYAQAGIWQDALTTLGELRTRQRQDAALATDWKDLLESVGLENISTEAIAPCCTF; from the coding sequence ATGACTAAAATCAACTTTCTTTCACCACCAAAAGCATTACTATTGATTGCAACTTTTTTATTAGTGAATATTACGCAATTATCAGCGCAATCTCAGCAATCAAACACTACAAAAATACGTTTTGTTCAGCCAACCTTAGAAAAAAAACCAGAAAATCGGGGCGCACCGACAGACAGAATAGGTGCAGGAACTCGCGGTGATTGTCCAGCCGTGACTAAACCTCTCACAGCCTTAGTACCTTTGGTGTCAAAAACCGCAAATCAGAAGCAAGTGACAACAGGCACAGCTACCACAGAATATGTTTTAAGCTTAACCACAGATGAACATCCAACTTTTTGGTTTTACGTTCCCTATGCACCCAAGAATATCAACTCGGTGAAATTTGTCTTACTGGATGAAAAAAATAACTCTCTCACCAAAGAACCAATTCCTATTACTTTATCCAATACGCCGAGAGTGATTAAAGTTAATGTTCCTGCAACAGAGAAACCCCTAGAAATTGGACAATATTATCACTGGTACTTTTTGATTGATTGTAACCCGCAAAGTCGCTCAGAAGATACAGCCGTTGAAGGGTTAGTGCAACGCATTGTCCCAAAAGATGAATTAACACGTCGCTTGGATACAGCAACCCCACGTCAACGAGTAGCTCTTTATGCTCAAGCAGGTATTTGGCAAGATGCTCTAACTACTTTAGGAGAACTTCGCACCCGCCAACGCCAAGATGCAGCTTTGGCGACTGATTGGAAAGATTTGTTGGAGTCTGTGGGGTTGGAAAATATTTCTACTGAAGCGATCGCACCTTGTTGTACTTTCTAA